Proteins encoded within one genomic window of Cellulomonas flavigena DSM 20109:
- a CDS encoding DUF5682 family protein: protein MTVDAPAADAPVAAVGSADASAEPRVRVLGVRHHGPGSARAVRAALEEWCPTVVLVEGPADADPLTVFVGREGMEPPVALLAATTDAPRRAAWWPFATFSPEWQALRWAAEHGVPARFIDLPAGVVLAREPGAGAPDGQAPDGDASGGESGDPGAGVGVDQDDAADADEAGGVGGPDASDVRADPVAALAHAAGYDDPERWWEDVVEQRSGDAAPFDVVADAMAALREAFGQEGAGAGTRGVAGDAPADDHERHEARREAYMRQQVRAALREGHERVAVVCGAWHAPALRGRLPAAAPDARLLTGLPKRKVLLTWAPWTASRLSLRSGYGAGIESPGWYEHLFTCDDDVVARWLVRVAGVLRERDLPVSSAHVIEATRLATVLAAVRGRPLAGLAEVTEATRAVLCEGDDALLAHVTADLVVGERLGTVPDDVPTVPLEADLRATARRLRLPFEAAPRTLELDLRKANDLARSQLLHRLALLGVAWGTPDVARTRSTGTFRETWSLHWRPELTVALVEASTWGVTVPAAAAACVVAGAAGADLPAITRLVEHTLVADLPDALDALLPALDERAARDVDVTHVLHAVPPLVRAHRYTDVRGTRVEALARVADALVVRACAALPGAVTGLDDDAARALRTDLDAAHDAVRLRDDADVGALWTAALRGVAGRTDVSGVLSGRATRLLLDAQELTPEAAATRLSRALSRGTPARTTAAWAEGFLDGGGLLIAGDRRLLTVLDDWVATLREDDFTDVLPLLRRTFGGLPVGERRALADAVAHLGAGRARAVEDDLDLDPELVSAPLATVLRLLGAPS, encoded by the coding sequence ATGACGGTCGACGCTCCGGCTGCCGACGCGCCCGTGGCCGCCGTGGGCTCCGCCGACGCGTCCGCGGAGCCGCGCGTGCGTGTCCTGGGCGTGCGGCACCACGGTCCCGGCTCGGCGCGCGCCGTGCGCGCCGCGCTGGAGGAGTGGTGCCCGACGGTCGTGCTGGTCGAGGGACCGGCGGACGCGGACCCGTTGACGGTGTTCGTCGGGCGCGAGGGTATGGAGCCGCCCGTCGCGCTGCTGGCCGCGACCACCGACGCGCCGCGCCGCGCCGCGTGGTGGCCGTTCGCGACGTTCTCTCCCGAGTGGCAGGCGCTGCGGTGGGCCGCCGAGCACGGGGTGCCCGCGCGGTTCATCGACCTGCCCGCGGGCGTCGTGCTGGCGCGCGAGCCGGGAGCGGGCGCGCCGGACGGGCAGGCGCCGGACGGGGATGCATCGGGTGGGGAGTCCGGCGATCCCGGCGCGGGCGTCGGAGTCGACCAGGACGACGCCGCCGACGCGGACGAGGCGGGCGGCGTCGGCGGCCCCGACGCATCGGACGTGCGCGCCGACCCCGTCGCGGCGCTCGCGCACGCCGCCGGGTACGACGACCCCGAGCGGTGGTGGGAGGACGTCGTCGAGCAGCGCTCCGGCGACGCGGCACCGTTCGACGTCGTCGCCGACGCGATGGCCGCGTTGCGCGAGGCCTTCGGGCAGGAGGGTGCGGGTGCCGGGACGCGCGGCGTGGCCGGCGACGCGCCGGCGGACGACCACGAGCGGCACGAGGCACGGCGCGAGGCGTACATGCGCCAGCAGGTTCGTGCGGCCCTGCGCGAGGGCCACGAGCGCGTCGCCGTGGTCTGCGGCGCGTGGCACGCACCCGCGCTGCGGGGCCGGCTGCCCGCGGCCGCCCCGGACGCCCGCCTCCTGACGGGACTGCCGAAGCGCAAGGTGCTGCTCACGTGGGCGCCGTGGACCGCGTCACGGCTGTCGCTGCGCTCGGGGTACGGCGCCGGCATCGAGTCGCCCGGTTGGTACGAGCACCTGTTCACGTGCGACGACGACGTCGTCGCACGGTGGCTCGTGCGCGTGGCCGGTGTGCTGCGCGAGCGCGACCTGCCGGTCTCGTCGGCGCACGTCATCGAGGCGACGCGCCTCGCGACCGTGCTCGCCGCGGTGCGCGGACGCCCCCTCGCCGGCCTCGCGGAGGTCACCGAGGCCACCCGTGCGGTGCTGTGCGAGGGCGACGACGCGCTGCTCGCGCACGTCACCGCCGACCTCGTCGTCGGCGAGCGGCTCGGCACGGTGCCCGACGACGTGCCGACGGTCCCGCTCGAGGCCGACCTCCGCGCGACCGCACGGCGGCTGCGCCTGCCGTTCGAGGCCGCCCCGCGCACGCTCGAGCTCGACCTGCGCAAGGCGAACGACCTCGCGCGCTCGCAGCTCCTGCACCGGCTCGCGCTGCTCGGCGTCGCGTGGGGAACGCCGGACGTCGCGCGCACCCGCAGCACGGGGACGTTCCGCGAGACCTGGTCGCTGCACTGGCGGCCCGAGCTGACGGTCGCGCTCGTCGAGGCGTCGACCTGGGGCGTGACCGTGCCCGCGGCGGCCGCGGCGTGCGTCGTCGCGGGCGCCGCCGGGGCGGACCTGCCGGCGATCACGCGCCTGGTGGAGCACACGCTGGTCGCCGACCTCCCGGACGCGCTCGACGCGCTGCTGCCGGCCCTGGACGAACGTGCGGCACGTGACGTGGACGTGACGCACGTCCTGCATGCGGTGCCCCCGCTGGTGCGCGCGCACCGGTACACCGACGTGCGCGGCACCCGCGTCGAGGCGCTCGCCCGCGTCGCGGACGCGCTGGTCGTGCGCGCGTGCGCGGCGCTCCCGGGCGCCGTGACGGGCCTCGACGACGACGCCGCACGGGCCCTGCGCACCGATCTCGACGCGGCGCACGACGCCGTCCGGCTGCGGGACGACGCGGACGTCGGTGCCCTGTGGACGGCTGCGCTGCGGGGCGTCGCGGGGCGCACCGACGTCTCGGGCGTGCTCTCCGGGCGGGCCACGCGCCTGCTGCTCGACGCGCAGGAGCTCACGCCCGAGGCCGCGGCCACGCGGTTGTCGCGTGCCCTGTCCCGGGGCACCCCGGCCCGCACGACGGCCGCGTGGGCCGAGGGCTTCCTCGACGGCGGTGGGCTGCTCATCGCCGGGGACCGCCGGCTGCTCACCGTGCTCGACGACTGGGTCGCGACGCTGCGCGAGGACGACTTCACCGACGTGCTGCCGCTGCTGCGCCGCACGTTCGGCGGCCTGCCCGTGGGGGAGCGACGTGCCCTGGCGGACGCGGTCGCGCACCTCGGTGCGGGGCGGGCGCGAGCCGTCGAGGACGACCTCGACCTGGATCCCGAGCTGGTGAGCGCACCGCTCGCGACCGTCCTGCGACTGCTGGGGGCACCGTCATGA
- a CDS encoding VWA domain-containing protein: MTSDDVMPAPDPGAGGEVAPGDVAVDGASAGVPRVDDAVRRQRWRLLLGEGGTPDGGAVRLSADQLAMDAALAALYDTGPGGGAGAPRSAGLGGSAPRVARWLGDIRTYFPSSVVEVMQRDAVDRLGLRRLLLEPELLAAVQPDVGLVSTLVSLRHQMPETTRATARHVVAQVVAEIERRIATATRSAVTGALRGDRTHRPRPRDVDWHATIRANLRHWLPEHRTLVPHRLVGRSRASSTVARDVVLAVDQSGSMADSVVYSAVFGAVLASMRSLRTSLVVFDTSVVDLTDQLADPVDVLFSTQLGGGTDINRAVAYCQGLVARPADTLFVLISDLYEGGIRAELLRRVASMQASGVQVLVLLALSDSGAPAYDHETAAALAGLGTPAFACTPDVFPELLAVALGRGDVGAWVPRYQEGQAAGR; this comes from the coding sequence ATGACGAGCGACGACGTGATGCCGGCGCCGGACCCGGGGGCGGGCGGTGAGGTGGCCCCCGGCGACGTCGCCGTCGACGGTGCGTCCGCCGGCGTGCCCCGTGTCGACGACGCCGTGCGACGGCAGCGGTGGCGCCTCCTGCTCGGCGAGGGCGGGACGCCCGACGGGGGCGCGGTACGGCTCAGCGCCGACCAGCTCGCGATGGACGCCGCCCTCGCAGCGCTGTACGACACGGGCCCCGGCGGTGGTGCGGGCGCCCCGCGCAGCGCGGGTCTCGGCGGCTCCGCCCCGCGGGTGGCGCGGTGGCTCGGTGACATCCGCACGTACTTCCCGTCGAGCGTCGTGGAGGTCATGCAGCGCGACGCCGTCGACCGGCTGGGTCTGCGGCGACTGCTCCTCGAGCCCGAGCTGCTGGCCGCGGTGCAGCCGGACGTCGGGCTCGTGTCGACGCTCGTGTCGCTGCGGCACCAGATGCCCGAGACGACGCGCGCGACGGCGCGGCACGTGGTGGCGCAGGTGGTCGCGGAGATCGAGCGGCGCATCGCGACCGCGACCCGGTCCGCCGTGACGGGGGCGCTGCGCGGCGACCGCACGCACCGGCCACGCCCGCGGGACGTCGACTGGCACGCGACGATCCGGGCCAACCTGCGCCACTGGCTGCCGGAGCACCGCACGCTCGTGCCGCACCGGCTCGTCGGGCGCTCGCGGGCGTCGAGCACGGTGGCCCGTGACGTCGTCCTCGCCGTCGACCAGTCCGGGTCGATGGCGGACTCGGTCGTGTACTCGGCGGTCTTCGGTGCGGTGCTGGCGTCGATGCGGTCGTTGCGCACGTCGCTGGTCGTGTTCGACACCAGCGTGGTCGACCTCACGGACCAGCTCGCCGACCCGGTGGACGTGCTCTTCTCCACGCAGCTCGGCGGCGGGACCGACATCAACCGCGCGGTCGCGTACTGCCAAGGCCTGGTGGCGCGCCCCGCGGACACGCTGTTCGTGCTGATCAGCGACCTGTACGAGGGCGGGATCCGCGCCGAGCTGCTGCGTCGCGTCGCGAGCATGCAGGCGTCGGGCGTCCAGGTGCTCGTGCTGCTGGCTTTGAGCGACTCGGGTGCCCCGGCGTACGACCACGAGACCGCGGCGGCGCTGGCGGGGCTCGGTACGCCCGCGTTCGCGTGCACGCCCGACGTGTTCCCCGAGCTGCTCGCGGTCGCACTGGGCCGCGGCGACGTGGGCGCGTGGGTGCCGCGGTACCAG